The genomic interval AAAGCGGTGATCAGGTGGAATACACGATCTATTACCTGGCAGAGGGCGGAGGCACAGCGATCGCAGTTAATCTCTGTGATGCCATTCCACCCGGAACCGAATTTATCGCCAACAGCATTCAAGTCCAGCGCGGCTCCTCAGCCCCTACCCCCAGCGGCAATTTCTTCCCCCCGCTGGCACCCCTCCCATCCAACAACCCCTGCGAAAACCAAACCAATCTCAATGGCAGCATTCTCTTTGACGTTGGCGACGTTCCCACAACCCCTGGTGGCAATATCGGCTTCGCCCGCTTTCGGGTCAGGGTTGAATAGGTGGTAGGTGGTAGGGAGTGGGGAGTGGGGAGTGGGGAGTGGGGGAAAAGTTTTGAGTTTTGAGTTTTGAGTTTTGAGTTTTGAGTTTTGAAATGGGGTATAGGGTGTGGGATGTGAATTTTCTCCCCCATCTCCCCCATCTCCCCCATCTCTTCACCCCCTCACCCCTCACTTCCCGTGTCCTACCGCTACCTTCTCTTTTACAAGCCCTACGATGTTTTGTGTCAATTTACGGATGAGAGTCCGTCATCATCTCGGCGGCAAACTTTGAAGGATTACATTCCGATTCCAGGGATTTATCCTGTGGGTCGGTTAGACCAGGATAGTGAGGGGCTGTTGTTATTGACCAATCATGGTCAGCTTCAGCATCGTCTAAGTGACCCTAAATTTCAGCATCCCCGCACCTACTGGGTGCAGGTAGAACGAATTCCCGATGAGGGGGCATTGCAACAGTTGCGGCAGGGCTTGAAGATTCAGGATTACCGCACCCGTCCGGCGATCGCAACCCTCCTTCCTGAAGAACCCAACCTGCCTCCCCGCGACCCACCGATTCGGTTTCGCAAATCGGTTCCGACTGCATGGCTGGAGTTGACCTTAACGGAAGGGCGTAATCGCCAGGTGCGCCGCATGACCGCTGCGGTTGGCTTCCCAACGTTGCGTCTGGTACGGGTCAAAATTGCCCACCTGAGCTTGCAAGGACTTCAGCCAGGAGAGTGGCGCGAAATCAGCCCAGAAGAATTACACCAGTTGCGGGAGAATTAAAAATTAAAAGTTTTGAGTTTTGAGTTCTAAGTTTTGAGTTGAAGCGGAATGGGGAACAGGGAGTGGGGGAGAAGTTTTGAGTTTCCTTCTGCTCCTGGCTCCTGACATCCATACCCCATCCCCTGGCACCTAACACCTGACACCCATCACCTACCCCTTACTCCTCTTCATCCTCGGACTCGACGAGTTGCAGTGCCTTCAACGCATCGAGTTGCTGCTCTACACTTTTGATCACCTTATCCAGAGCAGGGAGGATACTCAACTGGTCAGCGGTTAGCATTGGATAGAAGCGAGTTCGCACTCGAATTTCATTCACCTTGTGCTGAAGTTCCTGGGCAATGTTGAGGGCATCGCGGCTGAGGTTAGCCAACTGTTGTTGCTGGTAAAACTTGAGGGCGGCACCCCGCAAAACCTGAACCGTTGCTTCTTCTCCGTGGGTACCGGGCATTACCCGCAGGCGCAACAACAATCGGTGCTTTTGATAGAGCCGTTCAATTTCAACCTGTTTGGGTTTTTGAACGGGAATCAGGGGGATACGGGTCAAGGTTTTGAACTCGTTGATCACGCCCTGGAGCGTTTCCACGGGTAATCCTTCTAACACAGACTGGAGTACCCCATTCTGGCTCCAAAGAATGCGTCCCTGGTGCTGTTGCCGTTCCAGATACAGCCGTCCAATCCCACCCAGCAACACACGCCCCATAACCTCCTGGAGCAGTTCGGCGGGGGAAAGGGTAGCCAGCACCTCGATCGGGTCTGATAGGTGCTTGGCATTTACGTCTAAAGTGGGTAACGCGTCTCCAGGCGGTGGGATATGGAGAGGAGGTGCGATCGCAGACGGAAGATCGGACTTCAGAATAAAAGTTGCCTGCTGCGAGGCATGCTCGGAAAACGAGGGGTGATGTCCGTTATCAGCGGCTGAAACCTGGTCTGAGCCAGAATCAGGAGGAGGAGCAGAAGTGGGTACAGCAGGGGAAACTGGAGGGCTGGCAACCTCAAAATCCTGAAAATTTAACTCCTCCGGGCTGTCCACCAGCAAGGTGGGTTGATTACTGCGGTCTAGGGGGTTTGAGGGGGGTTGAGCCGCCTCCAGATGCGCTTCAGATTTCTGCTGAAGTAAAGTCTCTTTGTTAGGTGCAATGCGCTTGACGCTGGTTTGGGAGTTCGCCGCTTTCTTCTGGCTAACCGTATGGTTAAGATAGGCAGAAAGAACCGCGTGATGAACATCCGAGGCGATCGTTTGGGGCACCAGGGAACAATTCATATAGGACAGAATTCGGCGCACATAATCCAGCGCTGTCGAATCATCCAGATTGACCATCCCCAACTTAAGTCGGCTCCCTTCCAGCGCAAGGGGGAGAATTTGATGATAGAGACAGGCTTCAAACGGCAGAATGCTATCGATCAGCCGAAATGCATGCTCTGCGCGAACCTGCGTAGTCCAGTCTAATTTAGGTTTGGTTGGGGTCACAGGAGTTAAACCTGTTTCTGCCCCCTCAGCCTGATTGCCTGGTGAAGACACCATAGGAATTCATTAAACTCATATCGCGACGATTCCAGGTACTCCTGGCGAACTCTTCTTTTAGTAGAAATTGGCAAAACATGCAAGCCCGATCATGGCTATTCTAGCTTCGAGATATGGCAACCCTGTAGGATTTTACAAATCCTGAATGAATAACTTAACTAGAGAGGCAGAAGGCAAAGGGCAGAGGGCAGAAGGGGAAAGGATAAAGGATGAAGGATAAGAATTATTTTCCTTACTCCGATCGGTTTCCCAGCCAGCTTGTAACCAGTTCCTGCTGGCTCTTAGAAGCAAAAACACGAACCGCATGATAGTTGATTTTTTCCCGCAGGCGATAGACTTGCTTGACGGGCATGTTTAAGCTTTGGGCGATCGCTTCCTGCGATCGCCCTTGCAGGTAGAGCGTTAACCATTGGGCAGCATCAGGCCCCACCTTTTCCGTCAGGTAGGTCTCAAAGGCTCGCTTTACCGCATCACGCAGTTCCTGTTGCTCTTCAATTGCCTGGGTGTCTTGATATTGGGAAATTGCCTGAGCATCCAACAGGCTCACCGATCCTTCCGTATCATCTGGGGCAACCTCCTCCGAAACCAGACGGATAAAATCCTTCGCAGGAACCTGGGTCATGCCCCCCCGCTGGGAACGACGCAGGTAATTGACGAATCGGTAAGAGAGGAGGGGCTGGTTGCGAATCGGACGCAGGCAGTACTCCTCAGTGCTTGCCAGCATCAAAGCGTTACGCAGACGAGAATCGGAGGTGCATTTAGAAATCCAGAGGATTTGCTGCTGCATGTAGGTATCATTTTGCAGCAATTCCTGAATCACCTCTTCCAGCACATCGACCACACTCCGCTGGCGATCGCGGGAGAGGGCAATCCAGGTACGAATCTTGTTGCGAATCAGGAAAAGGCTGCTGAGCCGCTGTATTAGATGTTTGTAGGCGCGTTCTGGCGCAACCCCCAGGTAACGTTGCCGCAGAATCCGGTAGCGGTAATCCATTGCCTGCTCGGCAATTTGCCGCAAACTGGGAGTCAGGTCATCGTAACGGGATTTGTCTTCGCCAATCAACCAGTTTACGATACTCTCTCGCATGGCAGGAGGGCTGGTTGGCAGGTCTGCCTCCAGTCGCGATCGCCATTCACTTGCCAATTCTTCAGCCAAAGCCATCTGTTCAGCCAGTACCATGTACTTGTCGTCCTAGCTCTTCAAAACGCTCTGATATAGAGTTTGCCTTACACCCCTCACCCAAATCACTCACCCGGAAGGGTAAAGTTTAAGGGTGAGTAGGGAACGATGCCAGTAGTGGAACCCTACTGGTTTACGGTTTTTCGTCAGCGCTCTCAGATCAAACGTTGACCGACGACGGGTCAATTAGCATTGTACTGACCTTATCCAGGACTTAAACAGTACTTTTCCCTAACAATTCCTGCAAAAGAAGGGAAAGAAAGTCCCACAAGGCTCTGATAGAACCCTGTGGGACTCACTAATTTGTATTTGCAATTGAATCAAACCCTAAAAATTACAGGTTAAATCAACGCTGCAAATTATACGGGCGGGTTTTACCGCCAAATCATCACCCGATTGAAGTATCGGTAAACCCGCCCCTACCAATTTTCGAACTTATTTAATTTCCATTCCTAATGTTGGTTGCTGGATTACCGGCAATTGGATACCCAAACTCTTTTAACAACATAGCGCCCCCGATTTTGGCGACCTTCATCCCAGCGACCAGAAATGTAACGGCGATGC from Kovacikia minuta CCNUW1 carries:
- a CDS encoding ATPase, T2SS/T4P/T4SS family encodes the protein MVSSPGNQAEGAETGLTPVTPTKPKLDWTTQVRAEHAFRLIDSILPFEACLYHQILPLALEGSRLKLGMVNLDDSTALDYVRRILSYMNCSLVPQTIASDVHHAVLSAYLNHTVSQKKAANSQTSVKRIAPNKETLLQQKSEAHLEAAQPPSNPLDRSNQPTLLVDSPEELNFQDFEVASPPVSPAVPTSAPPPDSGSDQVSAADNGHHPSFSEHASQQATFILKSDLPSAIAPPLHIPPPGDALPTLDVNAKHLSDPIEVLATLSPAELLQEVMGRVLLGGIGRLYLERQQHQGRILWSQNGVLQSVLEGLPVETLQGVINEFKTLTRIPLIPVQKPKQVEIERLYQKHRLLLRLRVMPGTHGEEATVQVLRGAALKFYQQQQLANLSRDALNIAQELQHKVNEIRVRTRFYPMLTADQLSILPALDKVIKSVEQQLDALKALQLVESEDEEE
- a CDS encoding HetZ-related protein 2: MVLAEQMALAEELASEWRSRLEADLPTSPPAMRESIVNWLIGEDKSRYDDLTPSLRQIAEQAMDYRYRILRQRYLGVAPERAYKHLIQRLSSLFLIRNKIRTWIALSRDRQRSVVDVLEEVIQELLQNDTYMQQQILWISKCTSDSRLRNALMLASTEEYCLRPIRNQPLLSYRFVNYLRRSQRGGMTQVPAKDFIRLVSEEVAPDDTEGSVSLLDAQAISQYQDTQAIEEQQELRDAVKRAFETYLTEKVGPDAAQWLTLYLQGRSQEAIAQSLNMPVKQVYRLREKINYHAVRVFASKSQQELVTSWLGNRSE
- a CDS encoding pseudouridine synthase — encoded protein: MSYRYLLFYKPYDVLCQFTDESPSSSRRQTLKDYIPIPGIYPVGRLDQDSEGLLLLTNHGQLQHRLSDPKFQHPRTYWVQVERIPDEGALQQLRQGLKIQDYRTRPAIATLLPEEPNLPPRDPPIRFRKSVPTAWLELTLTEGRNRQVRRMTAAVGFPTLRLVRVKIAHLSLQGLQPGEWREISPEELHQLREN